A window of Ficedula albicollis isolate OC2 chromosome 19, FicAlb1.5, whole genome shotgun sequence genomic DNA:
ATGTTCCAttgtttggatttctttttctcctggaagAGCAGGACTGGGTGTGGGACAGCCCTGAGTGCCATCTGCTGGAgacctgctgcttcccagccctgccgTGGGCCAAATCCAGGATGGGAATGTCAGCTCAAGTGCTCCCAAGCCatgagcaggaaaaagaagagaattaaGAAAGGAATTGGAATTAACACCCTCTGGTGCCCTCACCATCCCAGGGTCATTTGCTTACACTTCTTGATGGAAGTGCCATCACCATTCATGTCTCCCATTCTTGGTCCTCTGGTTCTGTTTTGCTACAGAGAGTTCCCAGGACAAAGTCATGAAGGGATCAAAGTCTTGGTGAGCAAAAAGCCAGAGCAGCTTCTCAGATGTCCCAATGCCAGCCTGGGctagaaaaaaagagctgtgcCCAAATTGGAGCAGCCACTGAGACAAtgcccctgggcagcagagcctgggctttAAACAGCCAGAGGTGCTCCCAGGGGTGAACAGCCTTTGGCAGCCTCTTGGGAAGTCTGAACTTGATTCATGGAGCTTGTTTGTGATgtgtcccagcagccaggattAGGAAAGGAGTGGCAGAATAGTGTGGGGAACAAGGCTTAGCCCTGCCTGAGGTGCATCCAGTGTGGGCTCCTGAGATGTCTCACAAGCTTGGCTATTGTCACTGTGTGTTAAATGGAAAGGGTTGGTTTAATGTGCAGGGTTTTATTCCTGTAAAATCAGAGTTTCACTGTGTGTTAAATGGAAAGGGTTGGTTTAGTGTGCAGGGTTTTATTCTGAGTAATTCTACTGAGTGTTGACCCCCTTGTATCTCTTCTTTCACAGGTACCTGCATTCAGAGGGGAAGTTACCTGAAGGTAAGGGTCCATCACCTCCCAtctcccctcccatccccacctgCAGTCCTTTACATCACTGTTGTGTGCAGGGTTCCAGCAGCCCAACTCACTCCTGCACTGCAGATGAAACCTACAGCTGAACTTCTATCTTCCTGCAATTTTTTACCAGTTCAGGCTTCTCTACAGTCATTTTTCAGTCTCCTGAGGTTGTCCTGCCTCAGTGGTGTGATGCAGTGTCTGGCCTGTGCCCCTTGGGTGAATTTGAGTGCTCTTTCCAGGTCCCTCAGCTTAGACACAGACTTTTTGGTCACATCTTGCTTagaagttttttccttttctgtaatGAAGGCCTCAGAAACGATTGCCCACTGatccaaaaatatttgcatgtagAAAGTTAAACCTCCACCAAAATGTGCTCAGGAAAGGAATCTGAAACCTGCAGTGGCACAACAAATTGTAGTGGCTTCTTCTACCTGTGAGCAAGAATCTCTGAGAAATTTTCTGTACAAGTAGGGAAgtagggaaaggaaagaaacaaagtaCAGAAGGAGGTTGCTCCTGACCCCTTTTCTAGAGTAGAGCTGCAGCCTTTATCTCTAGCAAACAGTGCCTGCCCAGGGACAAATGTGTGGCCCTCGTTGAAGCACAAAGCTGTCactcagctgctgggacagagcatAGGATGGTGGCTCAGCCAGGCCCACCCAGTCAacctcctgctccctcagcagccaTCCAGGCTGTGTTCCTTCAATGCTAATTCCCAAATCATTTTAGGATTTGAATGAGTCACAGCAAATCAGTTTTAATTCTCTGCTAGCAGGAAGTTGCAGGCCTAATGAGACAGCATGAGCCAAGATGGCAGAATGCCCTTAAGCTGAGCTCTGACTCTAGTTCTTTCAGTTCCCCAGTTCATGAAAGAGGAGTATTAGTGCCAGCTTCATTCCTAGGACCTTTTCTTTGTTCAGCCTTgggatgcagcagagctctgtgtgctgtgtgcagcacaaAGGACAAGGAGCTGCAGTGGTTGGTGTCACTGCTGCCTGTCAGGCCCCATCTACACCGAGCCACTTTCATGTGCTGCCCATGCAGGTTTCACTCTGGTCCTGAATGTGGGCTGTGCCTCAAATCCATTCAGGTTTGAAAAAGACCCACACATAGAgaacatttccatttctccagCAGCATCAAGAGACTACTGGAGCTCTGTGCAAGCCTTGCTGCTCTGATTACATCACATCTGACATGACCTACAAACACCAAAGGAACGGGGAGCTCCCATGCTGCTGCTTATGCTAAGCCTTTCCAAATATAGTTCCAGTCTCATTGAAATTCCCAGTATTTATAATTTGATCTGGCAGGCGTGCAGGGCTGTGCATCAGAGGGGCTTAATGAAACAAGAGTGATGCTGAGATTGAGGCTGTCTGGATGGAGCTGAAAGGCATGTTCAGGCCATGGaaaagtgctgtgctgctgttggtAAGAGGGAGCTGTTTGTGGGTGAGCCTGTGTAAGCCCATGTGATGAGGGCATCCACAGAAAATCTCCCTGCAAATGCAAAAGCCAGCTAAGCCTTGCATTGCCTCAGTGATATGCAAATGAGCACCCTAAATatcctgctttgctttctaaTGCCTTTAGCCAGCACAAACACAACAGGCTTTTTATAATCTGTAATCAAGttctccagcccagcacaaGCACTCGTTTCAAGAAGCGAAGACAACTGCTGGATGTCTTCCCACCCCTCCACTGGCCCCTTCCAGCTATAACCAGTGCTCTTCCAAAAGAACCTGTGTCTCCTTCCATCAGGGCAGTGCAggcctgcagcacacacagtgctcacTCAGGAGCTCCTCATTCTAGGCATCCTTGCTTCCTGAGTGATTTGGAAGTGGAAAGCCAagctgagcaggctgcaggCTTCACACATTTCTATTCTCAGCCTAATCCATGAGCTATATTGATCCTGCCCTTTCTGCCAACCTGGAGAGGTTGCATTACACTGCTAATCCCATTCTGCCCAGGTCACAGGCATGACAGGCTCTGAAAAGCTTCACCTGCTGGTGTCACAGGAGCAGACTCCTCAATGGCAGCGCTGCTCTCACCCGcttggcagggagcagcctgtTTCTCTGAACCCTTTTCCATCTCTCCCTGGACTGTACATTCCTTCCCTGCTTCATCTCATCTCACATTGCCGTGCAGAGCAGGCTTTGCTGTCAGCACATGAAAAGCCTGGTTGGATCACTGACACAGAGGGCTCTTACAGTGTCCTTCTTTTTGGGGACCTGGGTGCCACCGCTTCACCTGATCTGACCGAGGAGGACCCAGCTGGTCAGAGCCATCCACACTGAAATCACTTGCCATGGTTTTGAGTCCTCATTGCTGAGCTTTGGGGAACAAAAGGATGCAATTGCTGCATGAATTAATatttctcaggggaaaaaaatgaagtaaaggGGAACACATGTGGTTAACAGAGCAGCCCAAGCTTCAGAGAGTGGTGGAGGAATGCGGGTCCTGCTCCCCGGTCCCTCTCTCCGGTTCCCTCTCtccggtccccccccccccccccccccccccccccccccccccccccccccccccccccccccccccccccccccccccccccccccccccccccccccccccccccccccccccccccccccccccccccccccccccccccccccccccccccccccccccccccccccccccccccccccccccccccccccccccccccccccccccccccccccccccccccccccccccccccccccccccccccccccccccccccccccccccccccccccccccccccccccccccccccccccccccccccccccccccccccccccccccccccccccccccccccccccccccccccccccccccccccccccccccccccccccccccccccccccccccccccccccccccccccccccccccccccccccccccccccccccccccccccccccccccccccccccccccccccccccccccccccccccccccccccccccccccccccccccccccccccccccccccccccccccccccccccccccccccccccccccccccccccccccccccccccccccccccccccccccccccccccccccccggacgCCGCCACCTCCCGGCGGCTCCCGAGCAGCGCCCGCCGCTTCCAGCCGGGATTTTCCTCCGCTTCCCGGCACCTACACGGTCCGGATGGAAATCCCGTGATTGCACTTCAGGGCTCTACCCattgctgcccacagcaggagaaaggcaCTCGTGTGGATGCTGTGTGTGACCAGCTGCGGAGCCAGGTCCcaatgtccccgtgtcccttcAATGGAACGGGAGCATGGCCCTGGagccctctgtgctgctgagataAGTTAACCAGTCTTGCTTTGGAGACTGGGAGAGGCTGATGAAAAGTTGGAACACccttggagaaaaggaaagaaaggaattgAAAGATGCAGGAGATGTGCCAGAGGGAGTCattggagaaaaggaaagaaaggaattgAAAGATCCTGGAGATGTGCCAGAGGGAGTCCATGAGAGCTTTGTTTTGTCTCTTCTGTGTAATTTCACAGTCGCAGGGCTCACTGAAGGAAATCTCATTGCAAATCGAATTGCATGTCTGACCACCTGTGTAAACTGTGACTTTGGACTCTTCCGTCAAACTTTAATACAATATGGGAAGTGTGGAACATAATCACAGCAGCTTCCAAGCCaagaaaatcccaaagcagCTCCCTTGAGAGCTACAGCCTCTTAACGGGACCATCAGTAGCTCTGAACTCATCAGTGAAGACAATTTAGccatggttaaaaaaaaaaacaaacaacaaaacaaaaaaaaattaacttttgaGTTCAAAGGgatctttaaaacagaaaaaaaacccttcaacaTCAGCAGAATCTTGAAGCATGTTACTTCATTTGCTTCATCACAAACATCTGAACAATGAATTCAGGAACTATGTTAAAGTGTAACTGCCTGCCTGAGTTAATATTTGGTTCGTGAGgcttgtaaatatttattctgtagCTAAGAATTGGAATAGAAagatgaaatttcattttggttGCTGAACCAGAAACTactgttttaaaattccattataTGATATAGTGTCAGCATTCAGAGAATCATCTGCACCTGTTTTTTTGAGCCTAATTATGCAGGAAGAATTTAAATTACAatcaaaaaaaccacccagttTTTGGGATGTTTAAAGCTAGCTTTGCTTTCCTCGGGCTATTACAGAACAAGAACAGTACAAAGGGTCACATAGAGAATAAGAGCCAATACAAATGGTCATAGATGTGCACTGGGCACAAAGAAATCCTGGTGGGAGCATCAGAAGCTGTTGCCctttcacacaaaaaaagatTCCCAaggccagcagcacagggaagctgcaaagagctgctgagcctggagaaaagggcaCCTTACAAGAATGCTGttgttttgaaatattcatCCTCTTTCCCTGTGCAGGGTGCCGTGTGCTCGTGCTGGAATCAGTAAATCTCTGCAGGAAGTACATTTCCTTCCTGGATGTCCTCatttcctgcctcctgcccagggatgcaCTCTTCATCCTCACTGAGGAGGAGACTGAACAAGCCAAGGTGAGATGTGTGGCACCTGCCTGACCTGTTTGAGTGGCTCATGGTCATTGTGAGCACTTTAGTCACATTCCTAGGGAATGGCAGAAGTAGTTGTATCCATGGGTTATAAATGTCACTGAGGAATAtctgcagtgatttttaaaaacatggaCAAGCCGGGTTACCTCATGTGCTGCATGACAGGACGGGGCTGAGCAGATCTGCAGCTCAGACAGTCACAGGGCACTGAGTTTTACACTCTCCAGAATGTAGGATGCATTTCAAAGGATGCATTTCGAAGGAAACTGGGTCCAACACAGTATTCTGAACATGTGAGTGGCCTGTTAAAGCCTGGCATGACTGCATGCCAGGAACAGCATCCTTGGATCACAGCTCTCGCTAAAGATGAAGACAGCCTGTGAACTTGTGGTCCAAATCTCTTCACAAGTTCTTTTTACTGtacatttttaaactattttgcTGCATAGGATCTCACACATTTACCCCACAGTTCCCTATATCAGAATCTGATTAGCTCGCCTTCCatagcatgaaaatatttaccCAGCAAACAGTGCTGTTAATTCACAAATTACagagttttcctgcttttgagGCTGTTAAAAGATAGAGTTATTTATGGAAACAGCTTGGATAAAGGTGGCGTTCATTATTCCCATgtttttttgttcctgaaatCTGACCTTTCTAGGCTGGTGCACTATAAATAAACTCAGTTGCAGCTGGCAGTGTGtggtgaggaggagcagagatgtTCCCAAACACACCTATCAGgctcctgcttcccagcatGTGAGCACTTCCCCAGGTCTGAGATCACATAGGGAGGAGGAATAAGAAGTGAAACATAAAGTGTCCTTTGGTGCAGGACCTTTGAACATCTGGCAGCACAACACCAGACCCGggggcagagctcaggcagcTTTCCACCTCCCatgcctctccctgctcactGAAAACAGGTTGTCCTGTAAACGGGCACTGACCctcacagcaggagcagggaactGCCCTCACTCAGCTCTGGAAGGTTCCTGTAATGCTCCCTGCACTGTTTTTCCTCCTAGAGAGCCATGCAGTGCCACCGCAGCCAGCTCCTCTGGTTCCGCCAGCTCTACCTGCTCCTCTCTCGTTACCTGGTGGTCAATTCACTGCGCCTGCTCTGACAGGACATGGCTCACAGCAGTCAAGAGTGAGCAACAAAACAACTGTGCCAGGCCCAGGACTTGAGAAAGCTCCTGTCTCAGGTGCTCAACAGGATGGGGTGCTTCTTGTGTGGCATTCTCCACACTACAAAACCCAGGCTGGATGAACTTCCGAGTATCTTGTTGCCTGATACAATGAGAACAGGGTTAACAGCTACTCTGTTTTCTCACCATAGAAGCTTaaataagatgaaaaatttGGATTGACTTTAATTGGGAGTCAAGCTCTGGAAGATTCTGCATTGGAGAAGATACGGCACAAACTGCTTCCCCAGGAAGACAAAGCTGCAAGGACTGCTTGGCAACTCTCCCTTGGCAGATATCAGGAGTAACTTTTCAAAGACCATGCTATCTCCACAGATACCACAACCACATCTTTGTTATTCAGtcagaagttaaaataaaaaaaagtttttgaatAAAACATCAGAAATCATGCAATTTTTTCTAATTGCACTGATGTTTGCTGTTGCTTCTTTCATACACATTGTGTTGCATGTTCCACCTTCACAATGTCCCTTATGAAATATAAGCTCTCTTCTTGATTCAGAACAGGGCTCAAGAGCAAATCACAAGAGTCTCAGCAGGACACAGTAATGAGGTGCAAGTGACTGTAATGAGATCTTTTGTATTGTGATTTAAAGTTTAGCACAGCGGAAGGCAAAGTGCCAAACTAGCAACCCTGAAGTGGtttccagagcagaggcagTTTAAAAACTGAACGTCACAAAGGAATGAGACAATCAACACAGAAAGATTTATTTAAGAAACAGAGAACAGGTTACAGTAATGTAGAGATTGATTTTATCAACCATCACCCAGGGAACCCCAGACTACAGTTCCATGGCAGTGCTCCCAAGGCTGCTAGAAGGGTGAGTCAGGGTTTTGACATGTCTCTGATGGTTTTATGTTCTTTCACTGCTTTCTCCCATTCCTTGCCATTGATATCCTCTGTGATAATGGTCTGCACAGTGCCATCATCCAGACAGTGGGGAGCTATTCCTGAAGAAAGACAGAGTACATAGAAACCTGCTTTTCATAAAATGTGGGAGATGCCTGCTCCAATCCATGGCTGGGGCATCTCAGGGAATTGTAAATGTTATTTCTCTAAGGCTGAGGAGCCTGTCACAGACAGCAGCCCACATTATAGGTAAGGTTCTCTAAGGCTGAGGAGCCTGTCACAGACAGCAGCCCACACATTATACGTAAGATTGTTTTTtatggaggagctgcaggttcAGACTGCAGTTCCAGGTGTTTATCAACACTTTAGGAACAAACTCTTGGGACACATGCTGCTCACTGCTGTCATGTCACCATCCAAAGGAGCCTTTATCCAAGGGTTGCTTGGTGGTTAACTCTGGTTAGCACAGCTTGCTTTGTACCTACCGTAACCATCAGGGTTAGAACGAGGAGTATAAAAGCTCTGAACACCACAGGTCTTGCAGAACGTGTGCTGGGCACGGTGTGTGTTGAAGGTGTATGTTGTCAAATTGTCAGCACCctaagcaaaggaaaagcactgTAAGTTTTCCATAATGGATTAATTACTTTGGGCCTGTAGCTAAGAAATGTACCATTTAAAATGCCACCTTCCTGTCTTTATCTGAGATACAGAGCTGtgcattcctgctccttcctgaaCCCCTGTGCTTTGTATGTACAAGTGTCCATAACAGTCAGGCCTGGGAACTGCAAGAGCTCTAAACAAGATGCACTAACACAACCACACTAAACAGCTTAAAATGCAGCCATTTCCCCCAACCAGACAAACTTAGGGCAGAAAGCTGCTTGTTCTTGGCTCTTTGAGGGTAACACTGCTCGTGCTCATGGCCATGCTCTTACTGTGTTCTTACTGTACCTTCAGCAGCTTGAAACGTGATGCTGGCACAATGAAGTGtctgttctgtttctttgtgcAAATGCTGcaactgtaaaagaaaaagcagactTTTCTAGAAGAAGTGGACAGGTTTTAGAGCAGCAATCAGACTTCTTGACAACAGAAATGCCAATGACAGCTAGAATAGCTCAGAGGTAAGTGGCAAAAGTGGTGTCAGTAGTGTTTGGCTGAGCACACCTGTGAACAGACTGACCCTACACAGGTACCCCAGTGACATATTCTCACACACAACTCTTGAGGACAAACTCTAGCCCTGAGAGCCACTTAATGGTTCAGAGCACGCTTGGGCAATTTTGCCAACATTTGTTACTGTGCCAACAAGAAAGTGAAGTTCGGAAGTTCACCCATGAGCTGGAAGCAAACAAGTTGCAAGCAAAGGGGGGTCACTAGTGAAACCAGAGAGTGTTTTAGTTTGAGGGACATGTGGTAAGAGCTGTAATGTCACTTGAGAAGAACAAGTTAAAAAGAGTCCAATGTGCTTTGAGCCCCCTGCatgagaggaaacagaaagCAGATGGCTGAGCACCTGGGCTCATTAGATGTCTCCTGACACTTTCTGTGTGAGCCTGGATGTGAGACATGAAGTCCTGCCCAAAGCAGCACCTGAAATCACCAACGCTGATCTCCCAGTGGATCAGAACATAATTAGGGGAAAATCCTATGGAAACAGCACAGAGGGTATTCTGCGCTGCCTCATCTTTAGCTctaaggttggaaaagcagagagctgaCATTCatctctgggagcagggaacaaaCCAACTCACTTGCAGTTAAACACGTGCAGATCTGCCGAAGCCCAGACCTCAAAGCGCACGGCTCCACAATGACAGCCTCCAGTGTGCTTCACCAAACCCCTGTATTCACTGGAGAGACATAGCAGAGCTCTTGGGATCATCCTCTCTCATTTTTTACCCAAGAGAACAGTAAGGTTATGCAGGACATTATTCATTTCTGTCTTGAGCTGTTGCAGAACACCAAGAAACGTATCCACTCAAATGTATTTAATAACGTGTCAGAACGAGGTAGAGGATGGCTTTTGTCCTCTGCAGCAATTGCTTTTGTGGTTTAATTAAAATGgtgaaaaggaaaggagcaccATTTTGAGGACTCTCCACTCTGTACAACACAGCTCCCCACCACACTCCAGGTCACTGTGCTGACCCTACAGCTGTGTCCATACACAACCCTACGCAGAAACCAGGGCTATCACCTCAAAACAAACTGCTTGGAACTGAGAACTGAATTTCCCCACAATATTCCCCATAGTTCCTCCAACACCATTAATACTCCTGCATTTAAaagctggggaaagcagagatAAGTGGATTCTATGTAATATTTGAAATGTCTTTCGGGTTGTAATTGCAGAGGAACTTTATGACCAAGGAATTTATGAGCCTGTGCTTCTCCTCCCCCCCGAGCCGcctccacagcagctgggcagtcACCGTGCGGGTCAATCgcaaaatacaaaggaaaaaacattttcctcccAGATTTTGCCTCCCACGGACAGTTTCTTATGTGCCGCAGAGAGAGCGCAGGAAATGGGTGGAGATATAGAAGCCAAGCCTCGCGGAGCCCCCAAGGGCATTTTCGATGGGAGACCCGTAAAAAACGGGAAGCTTTAGCAcagaaaaccaatttttttttcccccccccccccccccccccccccccccccccccccccccccccccccccccccccccccccccccccccccccccccccccccccccccccccccccccccccccccccccccccccccccccccccccccccccccccccccccccccccccccccccccccccccccccccccccccccccccccccccccccccccccccccccccccccccccccccccccccccccccccccccccccccccccccccccccccccccccccccccccccccccccccccccccccccccccccccccccccccccccccccccccccccccccccccccccccccccccccccccccccccccccccccccccccccccccccccccccccccccccccccccccccccccccccccccccccccccccccccccccccccccccccccccccccccccccccccccccc
This region includes:
- the CENPV gene encoding centromere protein V → MIPRALLCLSSEYRGLVKHTGGCHCGAVRFEVWASADLHVFNCNCSICTKKQNRHFIVPASRFKLLKGADNLTTYTFNTHRAQHTFCKTCGVQSFYTPRSNPDGYGIAPHCLDDGTVQTIITEDINGKEWEKAVKEHKTIRDMSKP